CGGCCCGTTCCCGCTGCGAGGTGTATTTCACGGCGTTCCCGATCAGGTTGAACAGCACCTGCCGCAGCAGGGCGGCGTCGCCCTTCACGCTGGGCAGCGGCGCCACGTTCCACTGGATGGCCCGGCCCTGCATGTCGGGCGTCAGGTCGCGGCGCACGTCCTCGGTCAGCGCGGCGAGGTTCACCTCGTCCACGCGCAGTTCCTGACGGGCGGTGCGGGAGAGGTTCAGCATCGCGTCGATCAGCTCGTTCATGTGCGCGGCGGAATCCGAGATGACCTTCAGGGCGCGGCCCGCCTTGGGGTTCCCGTCCAGCGTGTCGCCCAGCGCCTTGCGCAGCAGGTCCGAGAAGCCCGCGATGTGCCGCACGGGAGCGCGCAGGTCGTGACTGACCGAGTACGCGAACGCTTCGAGTTCCTCGTTCGCGGCGTGCATGGCGGCGTTACTGCGTTCCAGTTTGTCACTGTAGTGGCGCAGGTCCATGACGCTCTGCGCGCGGTCCAGCGCCAGGGACAGGCTGTGCGTGACGCTGCTGAGCAGCGAGCGGTCCGCGGCGCTCCACTGCCGGGCGTGAAACTGCCCGATGCAGAACACGCCGATGGGCTCCCCGAGCAGCGTGATGGGCAGGCAGGCGGACGCCCCCACGACACTCTCGGTTTCGGGCAGGCCATCGGTTTCCGCGTCGTAGGCACTCTGGTAGTAGGCTTCACCGCTGCGCCAGGGCGTGATCAGGTTCAGGCTGCGTTCGAAGTCCAGTCCGGCGTCCACGGCGGCCTGCAACCCGGGGTTATGCAGGTTGCCGACCTGGGCGCGCAGCCTCCAGAGGCCGCCTTCGGGTTCGTAGTACACCGCGAACCCGTCGGCCAGCAGGGACAGCGCGACCTCCTGCGCCCGGCGGATCAGGGCGTAGCGGTCCTCCTGTGCGCCCAGGTCGGCGCTGAGCTGCGCGAACGCTTCCAGCGAGCGGGTCTGGGCGTGCAGCGCGGCGTTCTGGTCGCGCAGCAGTTCATCGTTCGCGCTGCGCTCGAGCGCCATGCTGAGACTGCGGCCCACCGCACGGAACACGCTGCTTTCCCGTTCGTTCCAGTCGCGGGCGGCGCGGTGCGCCATGACCAGCAGACCCACCAGCCGGGGGCCGCTGTACATGGGGTACATCGCCATAGCCCGGAACCCATGGTTGCTGCTGAATCCGTCGGCCGGTCCGTCCCAGTTGGGAATGAACACGGCCGTACGCGCCTGCATCAGCTGGTGCGAGCTGGGAGCGTCCATGCTGACACCCGCCCGCAACTGCCCGGTCAGGTCGGCGGGCAGGTCGTCTGGCAGCGCCGCCGGGAACCACTGCTCACCGCGCGGCACGAAGTATCCCACGGCCACGCTGCGCAGGGTGGCGCCCAGCACGTCAGCGGCCCAGCTGGCCAGTTCCGATGGGTCGCGGCTGTTCATGGCCTGCTCCTCGAAACTGACGAACGCGGCCAGCGCGGCGCGCTCCTCGGCCAGCTGCTGCACGTGCCACGCGCGGTTCAGAGCCAGGTGCAGGCTGCGGCAGGCGGCAGCGAAGATCCCGCGTTCCAGCGCCGTCCAGGCGTCGTGGCTGGTGGTGCCCACGCCGATCAGGCCAACCAGTTGCCCATCACGGTGGAAGGCCTGAAGGGCCACGGCGCGGTAGGCGTGGGTGCTGGGCAGGTGCTGTTCGGCGGCGTTCCAGTGATCCACGAAGACCGGCAGGCCGCTGCGGATGGCGTCTAGGAACACCGGAGATGAGGACGGCAGACCCGCCTGGTCGGGGGCCAGGATATCCGGGTGGGCGTCCCCGGACAGGAAGCGCACGCTCCAGGTATCCGTGCGGCGTTCCAGGTACGCGACGGTCATACCGGGCATCAGGCGGCGGATGCCCTGTTCGGCGCTGCGGATCAGCGCGTCGGGTTCCAGATCGGCGCCCAGTTGCTCGGTCAGTGTCATGAAGGCGCGCAAGACGGTCTCGCGGTCCTGGCCCCTCAGGCCACCGCCCAGCCGGGGCGTGCGGGTCAGCGCGGCGCAGATCAGCGGCCCGGTGGCGCGCAGCAGCGCGCGGTCCTGCTCGGTCAGGGGCGTGCCGGGCCGCAGGTGCAGCCGGGCCAGCGGCAGGCCAGGAACCGCCGTGCCCAGGTTGATCTCGATGGTCTCTCCGTCCGGGAACGGTTCGGCGTTCGGATCGTGTGGGTCGCCCGCGAAGCGCAGGTCCACGTGCCCGCCGAAGCCCCGCAGGGCGTCACGCACCTGCGGGGGCGTACTGGCGGCGGCCAGGGCGCTGGTGACCTCCTGCCAGCGTTCGAACAGGGAGGAGGTGAAGGCCGTCATACCGGCGCAGCATACTGCCCCGCACCTGACTGGATTCTCGCAGGACAGGCCGTTTGGCCCGGAAGTTTCTTCATGGTTGCTTCCCGGCTGCTTCCTGACGGGGGCGTGGGGGCACCCACCGGGACGTGCGGGCGCACACGCGCACATGCGTGGGTCTGATAAAACAGAGGCGTGATTCTGCCGCAACTGAAAACCCGTACCCGCGTGCAGCATGAGCAGGCGGAAGCCAGTCTGGACCTGATGAACCCTCACCTGACCCGTGAGCGGTACGTGCAGGTGCTGCGGCGCATGTGGACGCTGTACGTTCCGCTGGAAGACCGTCTGGGAACGCTGCTGGGACCGGCCGGGCGCGCGGCGCTGGACTGGCCGGCGCGCCTGAAACGCCCACTGCTGGAACGCGACCTGCGGGACCTGCGCAGCCCGCTGCCGGACGCCCCGGGCGGGGCTGGGGACAGGCTGGAGTTCCTGCAGGCCGAGGCGGACGCCTGGGGCGCGGCGTACGTGCTCGAAGGCGCCACGCTGGGCGGGCAGTTGCTGCGCCGCCACCTGGGCACGCAGCTGGACCT
The DNA window shown above is from Deinococcus aquaticus and carries:
- a CDS encoding biliverdin-producing heme oxygenase, with translation MILPQLKTRTRVQHEQAEASLDLMNPHLTRERYVQVLRRMWTLYVPLEDRLGTLLGPAGRAALDWPARLKRPLLERDLRDLRSPLPDAPGGAGDRLEFLQAEADAWGAAYVLEGATLGGQLLRRHLGTQLDLGAGGAAFYSSYGELVGPRWKAFGAALEARGAADADPAAFAERAVQSAGQTFGLFISGLSVPEVLPALRHGQAGGTL
- a CDS encoding ATP-binding protein; translated protein: MTAFTSSLFERWQEVTSALAAASTPPQVRDALRGFGGHVDLRFAGDPHDPNAEPFPDGETIEINLGTAVPGLPLARLHLRPGTPLTEQDRALLRATGPLICAALTRTPRLGGGLRGQDRETVLRAFMTLTEQLGADLEPDALIRSAEQGIRRLMPGMTVAYLERRTDTWSVRFLSGDAHPDILAPDQAGLPSSSPVFLDAIRSGLPVFVDHWNAAEQHLPSTHAYRAVALQAFHRDGQLVGLIGVGTTSHDAWTALERGIFAAACRSLHLALNRAWHVQQLAEERAALAAFVSFEEQAMNSRDPSELASWAADVLGATLRSVAVGYFVPRGEQWFPAALPDDLPADLTGQLRAGVSMDAPSSHQLMQARTAVFIPNWDGPADGFSSNHGFRAMAMYPMYSGPRLVGLLVMAHRAARDWNERESSVFRAVGRSLSMALERSANDELLRDQNAALHAQTRSLEAFAQLSADLGAQEDRYALIRRAQEVALSLLADGFAVYYEPEGGLWRLRAQVGNLHNPGLQAAVDAGLDFERSLNLITPWRSGEAYYQSAYDAETDGLPETESVVGASACLPITLLGEPIGVFCIGQFHARQWSAADRSLLSSVTHSLSLALDRAQSVMDLRHYSDKLERSNAAMHAANEELEAFAYSVSHDLRAPVRHIAGFSDLLRKALGDTLDGNPKAGRALKVISDSAAHMNELIDAMLNLSRTARQELRVDEVNLAALTEDVRRDLTPDMQGRAIQWNVAPLPSVKGDAALLRQVLFNLIGNAVKYTSQRERAVIDVWAEPQGGSWAVHIRDNGVGFDGRYAHKLFGVFQRLHRPEEFGGTGVGLANVRRILMRHGGSWAASGEPGQGATFTFTLPASGPVLAPPA